Proteins found in one Sporosarcina sp. FSL K6-3457 genomic segment:
- a CDS encoding YtnP family quorum-quenching lactonase: MDAYTFHDMELTWLDGGVNYLDGGTMFGVVPKALWSRRYEVDDNNLIELRTDPILIRYAGKNILIDAGIGKGKLDDKMKRNLGVRSETRVKESLGELDLTPGSIDIVLMTHLHNDHAAGLTEWQDGELVSVFPNADIYVSQVEWDEMRNPNIRSRNTYWKENWEPIQQQVKTFESSLMVLPGIEMLHTGGHSDGHSVIKLTQNGETVLHMGDIMPTHAHSNPLWVLAYDDYPMTSIFAKEKLMKEAIPGGYRFIFYHDAVYRLVKWDDSGKEIVESVVIAK; the protein is encoded by the coding sequence ATGGATGCATATACATTTCATGATATGGAGTTGACGTGGTTAGACGGGGGAGTCAACTATTTGGACGGCGGAACGATGTTTGGTGTCGTTCCAAAGGCACTTTGGTCGAGACGCTATGAGGTCGATGACAATAACTTAATCGAGTTACGAACAGATCCAATTCTAATTCGTTATGCGGGTAAGAATATTTTAATTGACGCAGGTATTGGAAAAGGTAAGCTTGATGATAAAATGAAGCGCAATTTAGGTGTTAGATCCGAAACGAGAGTCAAGGAGAGCCTTGGGGAGCTCGATTTGACGCCGGGGTCGATTGATATTGTTCTCATGACGCATTTACATAACGACCATGCGGCTGGTTTGACGGAATGGCAAGACGGAGAGCTCGTGTCAGTGTTTCCGAATGCTGACATCTATGTCTCTCAAGTTGAATGGGACGAGATGCGCAATCCGAATATTCGTTCAAGAAACACGTATTGGAAAGAGAATTGGGAGCCAATTCAACAGCAGGTGAAAACCTTTGAAAGTAGTCTAATGGTACTTCCTGGTATTGAAATGCTTCATACGGGCGGTCATAGTGATGGGCATAGTGTTATTAAATTGACGCAAAATGGTGAAACCGTTCTCCATATGGGCGATATTATGCCGACGCATGCGCATAGCAATCCATTATGGGTGCTTGCCTATGATGATTATCCAATGACATCCATCTTCGCAAAAGAGAAGCTGATGAAAGAGGCAATCCCAGGAGGTTATCGATTCATCTTTTATCATGACGCAGTGTATAGACTTGTGAAGTGGGACGATAGTGGTAAAGAGATTGTCGAATCTGTGGTCATAGCAAAATAA